The genomic segment ATCGACAGCCGTTTGCGCAGAGAAAAGCGGCTTGCCAAATTAAAGGGAAGCTGATCTTTGCGAGATTCTTTTACAAATGCTACCGTTTTTGGATCAGGATCTGGTATCCTGATCTGAAACTTCATTCCAGATATTCTGTTTTGTTGCTTGGACAGTGCCTGGAGAATCTGCTTGAAGATCCTCATACATGAAGATCTCATCGAAGAATTTCCAGAAAGTGTCCAAATACGTAGAAAACTACGGTGGAATTACGTCTCTGAAGCGCCGATCGAAAGCGCCAAGATTTCTGTGTTTCCTTTTGACGAAAAAGAAAATCTGTGTTATAGTTTTAACTTCAAATTAATGAATTTTTAAAGGAACGATGCATCATGAGAGCGTGTGACATTTCCGGCAAAAGATATAACAATGCCAACCGAGTCAGCCACTCCAACCGGAAGACCAAGCATCGTCAGCAAGCCAACCTGCAGTGGAAACGTTTCTGGATTCCTGAAGAAAAGCGCTGGGTGCGCCTGCGTGTTTCTACCAAGGTCATGAAAACCATTACCAAATATGGTTTGCTGTCCACGATTCGCCGGTATGGGGCTGATTCTGCCCTGGTCCAGAAATAAACAGGCATAACGCCCAAACCTACTGAAAGGAAAGCAGATCATGGCCAAAGCAGCGGCACGATTACAGATTAAACTGAAAAGTTCTGAGAGCCACTTTTGTTATTACACCATGAAGAACAAGCGCAATACTCCTGATCGTCTTGAACTCAAAAAGTACGATCCCGTAGTGCGTCGCCATGTAAACTTCAAAGAAGAAAAATAGTTTTTGGGCGTTTTGTCCAATTCCATGTTTTACCGACCCTTTCGGGGGTCGGTTTTCATTTGGGATTTGGATCTGAATGTCTTGAGAGAGCAAAAGAAATCTTTTTGTTTGAACTAAAACCGTCGGGGACAGGAATTAGAACTCGTCGTCATCGAAATCGACGATTGCAAATTCCTCACCCGTATCAGGTTCGAAAACTTCATCTTCCAGTTCTTTCAGAAGTGAAATAGAACCGGGTGTACTTTGAGTCTCGGGTTCTGCGGCTCTTGTTTCAGGGCGTGGCAATGGGCCGCTTGGAATGGGTTGGCCCAAAACAGGTGCTGCCGAACGCTCCTGTGAAAATTGTTGTTCAAGTTGGGCCAAACGGGAATGAAAGCGATCGGTTAATCCCACCAACAAACTGTGAAAATCCAAGAGGGCGTGGAGTAATTCTTCTACCTGTTCGTCGGTTAAACCTTGTGTGCTTGTCATTTTCTGTCCTTGCATTTACCCTGTTACTGATTCAATTTTACCCTGTAGAGCCTGTTTTAAAACATGAATCAGTTAGATCTTTGCTGTTGACGTGCCAAATATTCTTTCATTCCCGCTTCAATTTCATGGCGACGGGCATAGCCCATTTCAACCAATAGGGTGCCTACTTTTTTGTGGGCATGCTCGGGTTGGTATTTGAGCGTTAAAACATGGGAAAGCTGCCATTGTTGAATAATTCCCAGGGTCACGAGTACTTGCCCAAG from the bacterium (Candidatus Blackallbacteria) CG13_big_fil_rev_8_21_14_2_50_49_14 genome contains:
- the rpmG gene encoding 50S ribosomal protein L33, with the translated sequence MAKAAARLQIKLKSSESHFCYYTMKNKRNTPDRLELKKYDPVVRRHVNFKEEK
- the rpmB gene encoding 50S ribosomal protein L28; translation: MMRACDISGKRYNNANRVSHSNRKTKHRQQANLQWKRFWIPEEKRWVRLRVSTKVMKTITKYGLLSTIRRYGADSALVQK